The Pseudomonas sp. SCA2728.1_7 DNA segment GGTTGAATGATGCGAATGAGCAGGCGGTTTATCTGAATCTGGGGCAGACCTTCTGATCACGGCGCCTGACAATCCGCTATCGCGAGCAGGCTCACTCCTACATTGGAATGCGTTCCCCTGTAGGAGTGAGCCTGCTCGCGATAGCGGCATAAAATACACCGCAAAACCATCGGGTTCAGCGAATCCCCGCCAGCAACGTCCGCGCCGTTTGCTTCAACGGCTCATCCCCTTCCTTGAGCAATTCATTGAGCAACGCAATCGCACTGTCGATATCGCCGTCATCAATGCACGTCTGCGCCTGTTCGAGCTTGCCGGAATTTTCGTCGTGGACTGGCTCTGGTGTCTGCAAATCCAGTGGTTGCAGCGCCAGTGACGGCTCGGGATCAGCAAACTCATTGAGAAAATCCTCATCCAGCGGCTCGGCGTCCGATTCAGGGATCCACTCGAGTTCGGCGACTTCGCTGGACTCGGGCAATTCGAAATCCTGAGGCAGGACTTGCAGCCCGGAGCCGAGCGCCGAGGTGTCTGTCTGTGGCTCATCGGAAGTCGGGCGACTGTCTTCCAGATCCCAATTGGAATCCATCGACAGCTCGCCCAGATTCAGCTCGAAATCATCTTCAGGTGCCGGTTGGGCAGCGACCAGCGGGGCTGCTGCAATAATCGGCGGCACCGCGACCAACGGTGCCGCAACCGCCAGTTTCGGGTGCCGCGCGCGAACATCCTGCAACGCCTGGGCATCCACGCCCTGCTCACGCAAATGGCTTTCCTGTTGCTCAAACGCGGCGCTGTCACCTTGGCGTCCCAGCACTTCAAGCAACTGCAATCCGATATCGCTGCGCTCCGGCTGCTTGTGCAAGGCATCGCGCAGCAAACCCGCCGCTTCGCCCAGTCGACCATAGGCCAGATAGATCCCCACCGCCTCCAGCACATCGCCAGCCGCCGGCTCTTCCCGGTGTTCGGCTGAAGCGTGGGATCTGACGGGGTCGGCGTTCTCTGCCTCAGCGACGTCCACCTCATTGCCTTGCGGCAACTGGGGCAGCGGCTCGGCCACTTGCTGCTGTTGCTGCCGTCGACGGTGTAGCAACAACCCGACCAACGCCCCCGACAACAGCAACAGGCCGCCGAGCAATGGCCAGTTCAAACCGTCATCGCTGGATTCGGCTGACGCCACAGCCGGCGCAGGAGTCGGTACCGGTGCCGGGGTCGCCACGGTCGGTGGCGGCGTTTTCTGCAGCTCGACCAAGCGTGTTTGCAGGTCACTGATCTGCTTTTTGCCGTCGGCAATCTGCACATCCTGTGTCTGCAGTTTTGCGTTCAGTTCATCGATGGTCTTCTGCTGTTGCTGATTGACCAGAACACTGGCCGCCAATTGTTCGGCCAGTGCATCGTTGGCGGGCGAAGTTGCCGGCGTCGGCGCTGGCACGGTATCGCGCTTGGCTTGAGGCACCTGTGGTGCCGCCACGACAGGCTCGACAGTGGGAAACGCGGAGGATTGCGCACGCGGATCCGGCTCATCGGTGGCCGGCACAATACCCGGCGAACCGGGCGGATCGATCAACACCGTGTACTCACGCAGCAACCGGCCGTTGGGCTGATCGAGCTGCACGAGAAAATTCAGAAAGGGTTCGTTGACCGGTTTGCTGGAGGTCACCCGGATCATCTGGCGATTGCCATGCAGGATCGGGACGAATTTGAGGTCGTTGAGGAAGAACACCCGCTCGACGCCGGCCTCGGCGAATTCATCCACCGTGGCCAGACGCACCGCCAGATCGTTTTGCGTCAGCCCGCCGACATCGACCAAAGCGATGTCAGCCTTGAGTGGCTGATTGAGGCCGGAATGAACAGTGATGTCACCCAGCCCCAAGGCCATCGACCAGGCCGAATAGCTGAAAACACCGGCGACCAGCAGCCATTTGGCGCCACCGCGCAGTACCACGTGCCGACTTGCGAGCATGAGCATCCCTTAAATAAGCAAAACCGACTTCTATGCGTTCGCACATCCGGTACGAACACGATATTGCCCAGTAGTTCTTATAGTCGGCTCAGCGCGATCTCTCAAAGATACGGCACGTGGATGTGCCTCAAGATTTTTCCAGGTTGGCCAGAATGTGCCCGTGAACCCGCATGCACACCTTCAAATCCGCCTC contains these protein-coding regions:
- a CDS encoding FimV/HubP family polar landmark protein, producing the protein MLASRHVVLRGGAKWLLVAGVFSYSAWSMALGLGDITVHSGLNQPLKADIALVDVGGLTQNDLAVRLATVDEFAEAGVERVFFLNDLKFVPILHGNRQMIRVTSSKPVNEPFLNFLVQLDQPNGRLLREYTVLIDPPGSPGIVPATDEPDPRAQSSAFPTVEPVVAAPQVPQAKRDTVPAPTPATSPANDALAEQLAASVLVNQQQQKTIDELNAKLQTQDVQIADGKKQISDLQTRLVELQKTPPPTVATPAPVPTPAPAVASAESSDDGLNWPLLGGLLLLSGALVGLLLHRRRQQQQQVAEPLPQLPQGNEVDVAEAENADPVRSHASAEHREEPAAGDVLEAVGIYLAYGRLGEAAGLLRDALHKQPERSDIGLQLLEVLGRQGDSAAFEQQESHLREQGVDAQALQDVRARHPKLAVAAPLVAVPPIIAAAPLVAAQPAPEDDFELNLGELSMDSNWDLEDSRPTSDEPQTDTSALGSGLQVLPQDFELPESSEVAELEWIPESDAEPLDEDFLNEFADPEPSLALQPLDLQTPEPVHDENSGKLEQAQTCIDDGDIDSAIALLNELLKEGDEPLKQTARTLLAGIR